The Pseudopipra pipra isolate bDixPip1 chromosome 6, bDixPip1.hap1, whole genome shotgun sequence genome includes a region encoding these proteins:
- the NAT10 gene encoding RNA cytidine acetyltransferase isoform X2: MQRRKVDNRIRVLIENGVAERQRSLFVVVGDRGKDQVVILHHMLSKATVKARPSVLWCYKKELGFSSHRKKRMRQLQKKIKSGTLNIKDDDPFELFIAATNIRYCYYNETHKILGNTFGMCVLQDFEALTPNLLARTVETVEGGGIVVILLRTMNSLKQLYTMTMDVHSRYRTEAHQDVVGRFNERFILSLASCKNCLVIDDQLNILPISSHVANITPVPPQSQEDRLRPQDLELRELKESLQDTQPVGVLVDGCKTLDQAKAVLKFIEAISEKTLRSTVALTAARGRGKSAALGLAIAGAVAFGYSNIFVTSPSPDNLHTLFEFIFKGFDALQYQEHLDYEIVQSLNPEFNKAVVRVNVFKEHRQTIQYIHPADSMKLGQAELVVIDEAAAIPLPLVKNLLGPYLVFMASTINGYEGTGRSLSLKLIQQLRQQSAQTQVTMTAENKSTATAKLTSARTLHEVSLHESIRYAPGDPVEKWLNDLLCLDCLNITRIISGCPLPETCDLYYVNRDTLFCYHRASEVFLQRLMALYVASHYKNSPNDLQMLSDAPAHHLFCLLPPVPPTQNSLPEVLAVVQVCLEGEISRQSIMNSLSRGKKASGDLIPWTISEQFQDPDFGGLSGGRVVRIAVHPDYQGMGYGSRALTLLQMYYEGKFPCLEEETIQKPKEIATVSSETVGLLEEVVTPRKDLPPLLLKLSERQAENLDYLGVSYGLTPRLLKFWKRAGFVPVYLRQTPNDLTGEHSCIMLKMLNEEDSEQEPWLTAFWKDFRRRFLSLLSYQFSTFSPSLALNILQNKNIKQQPQPPISRAELESVFIPYDLKRLEMYSRNMVDYHLIMDMVPTIARMFFLNQLGDISLSAAQSALFLGIGLQHKSLDQLEKEVELPSSQLMGLFNRIIRKVVQLFNTVQEKAVEEQMAATKDVVMEPTLKSLNDDLEEAAKEFQEKHKQEVMKLKEMDLTHEKKRKLETARGPKQLKKFKKTKDLKQKRKK; this comes from the exons ATGCAGCGCCGAAAGGTGGACAACCGCATCCGCGTGCTCATCGAGAACGGCGTGGCCGAGCGGCAGCGCAGCCTGTTCGTGGTGGTGGGAGACCGCGGCAAGGACCAG GTGGTGATCCTGCATCACATGCTGTCCAAAGCCACGGTGAAGGCCAGGCCCTCCGTCCTGTGGTGTTACAAAAAGGAGCTGGGCTTCAGCAG CCACAGGAAGAAGAGGATGAGGCAACTCCAGAAGAAGATTAAGAGTGGCACTTTAAACATAAAGGATGATGATCCCTTTGAGCTGTTCATAGCAGCCACAAACATTCGCTACTGTTACTACAATGAAACCCACAAGATTCTTGGGAACACCTTTGGAATGTGTGTCCTTCAG GATTTTGAAGCCCTGACTCCAAACCTGTTGGCCAGAACTGTTGAAACGGTGGAAGGTGGTGGAATTGTGGTGATTCTCCTGAGAACAATGAACTCCCTGAAGCAGCTGTACACAATGACCATG GATGTTCACTCTCGATACAGAACAGAGGCACACCAGGATGTAGTGGGAAGGTTTAATGAGAG GTTCATCCTGTCTCTGGCCTCCTGCAAGAACTGCCTGGTGATTGATGACCAGCTGAACATCCTGCCCATCTCCAGTCACGTTGCAAACATCACTCCTGTCCCTCCACAGTCCCAG GAAGACAGACTCCGGCCACAGGActtggagctgagggagctgaaggaGAGTTTGCAGGACACCCAGCCCGTGGGGGTTCTGGTGGATGGCTGTAAAACCCTGGATCAG GCAAAAGCAGTTCTGAAATTTATCGAAGCCATTTCTGAGAAGACCCTCCGCAGCACTGTGGCTTTAACAGCAGCCAGGGGACGTGGCAAATCTGCAGCTTTGGGCCTGGCTATTGCTGGAGCAGTAGCTTTTGG ttacTCCAATATCTTTGTCACGTCTCCAAGCCCTGATAACCTTCACACTCTTTTTGAGTTCATATTTAAAGGCTTTGATGCACTACAGTATCAG gaacATCTGGACTATGAGATTGTTCAGTCTTTAAATCCAGAGTTTAACAAGGCAGTAGTCAGAGTGAATGTGTTCAAGGAGCACAGACAGACCATCCAG TACATACACCCTGCTGACTCCATGAAACTGGGGCAGGCTGAACTGGTGGTGATTGAtgaagctgctgccattccTCTACCCCTGGTGAAAAACCTGCTGGGCCCTTACCTGGTTTTCATGGCCTCTACAATCAATGG GTATGAGGGCACAGGTCGCTCTCTGTCGCTGAAGCTCATCCAGCAGCTTCGCCAGCAGAGTGCCCAGACCCAGGTGACCATGACAGCGGAGAACAAATCCACAGCCACGGCCAAGCTCACCTCAG CCCGTACCTTACACGAGGTCTCCCTCCACGAGTCCATCAGATACGCCCCTGGGGACCCGGTTGAGAAGTGGCTCAATGACCTGCTGTGTTTGGACTGTCTCAACATCACCAGGATCATCTCTGGCTGCCCACTGCCCGAGACATGTGACCT ATACTATGTAAATAGAGACACACTCTTTTGTTACCACAGAGCATCAGAAGTTTTTCTGCAGAGACTGATGGCCCTCTATGTGGCTTCGCACTACAAG AACTCGCCCAATGACCTCCAGATGCTCTCTGATGCACCTGCCCACcatcttttttgccttttgccACCCGTTCCACCAACCCAGAATTCACTACCAGAAGTACTTGCTGTTGTTCAG GTGTGCTTGGAGGGAGAGATCTCCCGCCAGTCCATCATGAACAGCCTCTCGAGGGGAAAGAAAGCCTCTGGTGATCTTATTCCCTGGACCATTTCAGAGCAG TTCCAAGATCCGGATTTCGGGGGCCTCTCCGGCGGGCGCGTTGTTCGCATTGCGGTTCACCCAGATTATCAGGGG ATGGGCTatggcagcagagctctgaccTTGCTGCAGATGTACTATGAAGGCAAATTCCCATGTTTGGAGGAAGAAACAATTCAAAAGCCAAAAGAAATTGCAACTGTAAGCAGTGAG ACTGTTGGTTTGTTAGAAGAGGTTGTGACACCTCGCAAAGATTTGCCTCCTTTGCTTCTCAAACTGAGTGAGAGACAGGCTGAGAACCTGGACTATCTCGGTGTGTCTTATGGCCTGACACCGAGATTGCTTAA GTTTTGGAAACGTGCTGGATTTGTGCCAGTTTATTTGAGGCAGACACCA AATGACCTGACTGGGGAGCATTCCTGCATCATGCTGAAGATGCTGAATGAAGAGGACTCTGAACAGGAGCCTTGGCTTACTGCCTTCTGGAAAG ATTTTAGGAGGCGGttcctttccctgctttcctACCAGTTCAGCACATTCTCTCCCTCGTTGGCATTGAATATTCTGCAGAACAAAAATATCAAACAGCAGCCACAACCAC CCATCAGCCGTGCTGAGCTGGAATCGGTTTTCATCCCCTACGACCTGAAGAGGTTGGAGATGTACTCCCGCAACATGGTGGACTATCACCTCATCATGGACATGGTTCCTACCATTGCCAGGATGTTTTTCCTCAACCAGCTGGGGGATAtctccctctctgctgcacagTCG GCCCTTTTTCTAGGGATTGGCCTCCAGCATAAATCTCTGGACCAGCTGGAAAAGGAGGTGGAACTGCCCAGCAGTCAGTTGATGGGCCTCTTCAACAGGATCATCCGCAAAGTAGTCCAG CTGTTCAACACAGTCCAGGAAAAAGCCGTGGAGGAGCAAATGGCAGCAACAAAGGATGTTGTAATGGAGCCAACGCTGAAATCTTTAAATGATGATTTG GAGGAAGCTGCAAAGGAATTCCAAGAAAAACACAAGCAAGAAGTGATGAAGCTGAAGGAAATGGACCTTACACA tgagaagaaaagaaaattagaaacagCGAGAGGACCCAAGCAACTGAAGAAATTTAAGAAGACTAAAGATCtaaagcagaagaggaagaaatga
- the NAT10 gene encoding RNA cytidine acetyltransferase isoform X1, which yields MQRRKVDNRIRVLIENGVAERQRSLFVVVGDRGKDQVVILHHMLSKATVKARPSVLWCYKKELGFSSHRKKRMRQLQKKIKSGTLNIKDDDPFELFIAATNIRYCYYNETHKILGNTFGMCVLQDFEALTPNLLARTVETVEGGGIVVILLRTMNSLKQLYTMTMDVHSRYRTEAHQDVVGRFNERFILSLASCKNCLVIDDQLNILPISSHVANITPVPPQSQEDRLRPQDLELRELKESLQDTQPVGVLVDGCKTLDQAKAVLKFIEAISEKTLRSTVALTAARGRGKSAALGLAIAGAVAFGYSNIFVTSPSPDNLHTLFEFIFKGFDALQYQEHLDYEIVQSLNPEFNKAVVRVNVFKEHRQTIQYIHPADSMKLGQAELVVIDEAAAIPLPLVKNLLGPYLVFMASTINGYEGTGRSLSLKLIQQLRQQSAQTQVTMTAENKSTATAKLTSARTLHEVSLHESIRYAPGDPVEKWLNDLLCLDCLNITRIISGCPLPETCDLYYVNRDTLFCYHRASEVFLQRLMALYVASHYKNSPNDLQMLSDAPAHHLFCLLPPVPPTQNSLPEVLAVVQVCLEGEISRQSIMNSLSRGKKASGDLIPWTISEQFQDPDFGGLSGGRVVRIAVHPDYQGMGYGSRALTLLQMYYEGKFPCLEEETIQKPKEIATVSSETVGLLEEVVTPRKDLPPLLLKLSERQAENLDYLGVSYGLTPRLLKFWKRAGFVPVYLRQTPNDLTGEHSCIMLKMLNEEDSEQEPWLTAFWKDFRRRFLSLLSYQFSTFSPSLALNILQNKNIKQQPQPPISRAELESVFIPYDLKRLEMYSRNMVDYHLIMDMVPTIARMFFLNQLGDISLSAAQSALFLGIGLQHKSLDQLEKEVELPSSQLMGLFNRIIRKVVQLFNTVQEKAVEEQMAATKDVVMEPTLKSLNDDLEEAAKEFQEKHKQEVMKLKEMDLTQYIIRGDDEEWNEVLSKAGQNASVVSVKSEKKRKLETARGPKQLKKFKKTKDLKQKRKK from the exons ATGCAGCGCCGAAAGGTGGACAACCGCATCCGCGTGCTCATCGAGAACGGCGTGGCCGAGCGGCAGCGCAGCCTGTTCGTGGTGGTGGGAGACCGCGGCAAGGACCAG GTGGTGATCCTGCATCACATGCTGTCCAAAGCCACGGTGAAGGCCAGGCCCTCCGTCCTGTGGTGTTACAAAAAGGAGCTGGGCTTCAGCAG CCACAGGAAGAAGAGGATGAGGCAACTCCAGAAGAAGATTAAGAGTGGCACTTTAAACATAAAGGATGATGATCCCTTTGAGCTGTTCATAGCAGCCACAAACATTCGCTACTGTTACTACAATGAAACCCACAAGATTCTTGGGAACACCTTTGGAATGTGTGTCCTTCAG GATTTTGAAGCCCTGACTCCAAACCTGTTGGCCAGAACTGTTGAAACGGTGGAAGGTGGTGGAATTGTGGTGATTCTCCTGAGAACAATGAACTCCCTGAAGCAGCTGTACACAATGACCATG GATGTTCACTCTCGATACAGAACAGAGGCACACCAGGATGTAGTGGGAAGGTTTAATGAGAG GTTCATCCTGTCTCTGGCCTCCTGCAAGAACTGCCTGGTGATTGATGACCAGCTGAACATCCTGCCCATCTCCAGTCACGTTGCAAACATCACTCCTGTCCCTCCACAGTCCCAG GAAGACAGACTCCGGCCACAGGActtggagctgagggagctgaaggaGAGTTTGCAGGACACCCAGCCCGTGGGGGTTCTGGTGGATGGCTGTAAAACCCTGGATCAG GCAAAAGCAGTTCTGAAATTTATCGAAGCCATTTCTGAGAAGACCCTCCGCAGCACTGTGGCTTTAACAGCAGCCAGGGGACGTGGCAAATCTGCAGCTTTGGGCCTGGCTATTGCTGGAGCAGTAGCTTTTGG ttacTCCAATATCTTTGTCACGTCTCCAAGCCCTGATAACCTTCACACTCTTTTTGAGTTCATATTTAAAGGCTTTGATGCACTACAGTATCAG gaacATCTGGACTATGAGATTGTTCAGTCTTTAAATCCAGAGTTTAACAAGGCAGTAGTCAGAGTGAATGTGTTCAAGGAGCACAGACAGACCATCCAG TACATACACCCTGCTGACTCCATGAAACTGGGGCAGGCTGAACTGGTGGTGATTGAtgaagctgctgccattccTCTACCCCTGGTGAAAAACCTGCTGGGCCCTTACCTGGTTTTCATGGCCTCTACAATCAATGG GTATGAGGGCACAGGTCGCTCTCTGTCGCTGAAGCTCATCCAGCAGCTTCGCCAGCAGAGTGCCCAGACCCAGGTGACCATGACAGCGGAGAACAAATCCACAGCCACGGCCAAGCTCACCTCAG CCCGTACCTTACACGAGGTCTCCCTCCACGAGTCCATCAGATACGCCCCTGGGGACCCGGTTGAGAAGTGGCTCAATGACCTGCTGTGTTTGGACTGTCTCAACATCACCAGGATCATCTCTGGCTGCCCACTGCCCGAGACATGTGACCT ATACTATGTAAATAGAGACACACTCTTTTGTTACCACAGAGCATCAGAAGTTTTTCTGCAGAGACTGATGGCCCTCTATGTGGCTTCGCACTACAAG AACTCGCCCAATGACCTCCAGATGCTCTCTGATGCACCTGCCCACcatcttttttgccttttgccACCCGTTCCACCAACCCAGAATTCACTACCAGAAGTACTTGCTGTTGTTCAG GTGTGCTTGGAGGGAGAGATCTCCCGCCAGTCCATCATGAACAGCCTCTCGAGGGGAAAGAAAGCCTCTGGTGATCTTATTCCCTGGACCATTTCAGAGCAG TTCCAAGATCCGGATTTCGGGGGCCTCTCCGGCGGGCGCGTTGTTCGCATTGCGGTTCACCCAGATTATCAGGGG ATGGGCTatggcagcagagctctgaccTTGCTGCAGATGTACTATGAAGGCAAATTCCCATGTTTGGAGGAAGAAACAATTCAAAAGCCAAAAGAAATTGCAACTGTAAGCAGTGAG ACTGTTGGTTTGTTAGAAGAGGTTGTGACACCTCGCAAAGATTTGCCTCCTTTGCTTCTCAAACTGAGTGAGAGACAGGCTGAGAACCTGGACTATCTCGGTGTGTCTTATGGCCTGACACCGAGATTGCTTAA GTTTTGGAAACGTGCTGGATTTGTGCCAGTTTATTTGAGGCAGACACCA AATGACCTGACTGGGGAGCATTCCTGCATCATGCTGAAGATGCTGAATGAAGAGGACTCTGAACAGGAGCCTTGGCTTACTGCCTTCTGGAAAG ATTTTAGGAGGCGGttcctttccctgctttcctACCAGTTCAGCACATTCTCTCCCTCGTTGGCATTGAATATTCTGCAGAACAAAAATATCAAACAGCAGCCACAACCAC CCATCAGCCGTGCTGAGCTGGAATCGGTTTTCATCCCCTACGACCTGAAGAGGTTGGAGATGTACTCCCGCAACATGGTGGACTATCACCTCATCATGGACATGGTTCCTACCATTGCCAGGATGTTTTTCCTCAACCAGCTGGGGGATAtctccctctctgctgcacagTCG GCCCTTTTTCTAGGGATTGGCCTCCAGCATAAATCTCTGGACCAGCTGGAAAAGGAGGTGGAACTGCCCAGCAGTCAGTTGATGGGCCTCTTCAACAGGATCATCCGCAAAGTAGTCCAG CTGTTCAACACAGTCCAGGAAAAAGCCGTGGAGGAGCAAATGGCAGCAACAAAGGATGTTGTAATGGAGCCAACGCTGAAATCTTTAAATGATGATTTG GAGGAAGCTGCAAAGGAATTCCAAGAAAAACACAAGCAAGAAGTGATGAAGCTGAAGGAAATGGACCTTACACA ATACATTATCCGGGGGGATGATGAAGAATGGAACGAGGTGCTGAGCAAAGCAGGACAAAACGCTTCCGTCGTCAGCGTGAAAAG tgagaagaaaagaaaattagaaacagCGAGAGGACCCAAGCAACTGAAGAAATTTAAGAAGACTAAAGATCtaaagcagaagaggaagaaatga